One window of the Oceanicaulis sp. genome contains the following:
- a CDS encoding periplasmic heavy metal sensor, which produces MGRINIWIVLLLVSVALNGVLIGAGARSWFGPAEAPRAEENVRPGRGGFDLRGFLEALPPEARQEARARFEAQRPELRRLARETVQTRVAAMRAVAAEDFDPETAAARLDEARRARAALETRTEALVLGVAADLDPEERRAALRAAMGPDRLDRRRRAPRDDQ; this is translated from the coding sequence ATGGGCAGGATCAATATCTGGATCGTGCTGCTTCTGGTCTCGGTCGCGCTCAACGGCGTGCTGATCGGCGCCGGCGCGCGCAGCTGGTTCGGTCCGGCCGAAGCGCCCCGCGCCGAGGAAAACGTCCGGCCCGGCCGCGGCGGCTTCGATCTTCGCGGCTTTCTGGAAGCCCTGCCGCCTGAAGCGCGCCAGGAGGCGCGCGCGCGGTTTGAAGCGCAGCGTCCCGAGCTGCGCCGCCTCGCCCGGGAGACCGTGCAGACGCGCGTCGCCGCGATGCGGGCTGTCGCCGCAGAGGATTTCGATCCCGAGACCGCCGCAGCCCGGCTCGACGAGGCGCGCCGTGCACGCGCGGCGCTCGAGACCCGGACCGAGGCGCTGGTTCTGGGCGTCGCGGCCGATCTCGATCCTGAGGAGCGGCGCGCTGCGCTGAGAGCCGCCATGGGCCCCGACAGGCTCGACCGGCGGCGCCGGGCGCCGCGCGACGATCAGTGA
- a CDS encoding response regulator transcription factor, with amino-acid sequence MRVLIVEDDREVAKNIAKMLSESGHVVDCAHDGEDGLSMARDGAFDVLIVDRMMPRRDGLSMISELRSEGVKTPALVLSALGEVDDRVQGLQAGGDDYLVKPYAPSELMARVDALARRRDPEAVKTRLQVGDLEMDLLARTVRRGGEAILLQPREFRLLEFLMRHANHVVTRTMLLEKVWDYHFDPQTNVIDVHISRLRSKIDKPFGSNMLHTVRGAGYRLQE; translated from the coding sequence ATGCGCGTTCTCATCGTCGAAGACGACCGCGAGGTCGCAAAGAACATCGCCAAGATGCTGTCGGAGTCCGGCCATGTGGTCGATTGCGCCCATGACGGCGAGGACGGGCTCTCCATGGCCCGGGACGGCGCGTTCGACGTGCTGATCGTGGACCGGATGATGCCGCGCCGCGACGGGCTGTCGATGATCTCCGAACTAAGGTCGGAAGGCGTGAAGACGCCCGCCCTGGTGCTCTCCGCGCTCGGCGAGGTGGACGACCGGGTGCAGGGCCTGCAGGCCGGCGGGGACGACTATCTGGTCAAGCCCTACGCGCCGAGCGAGCTGATGGCCCGCGTCGACGCGCTGGCCCGCCGCCGCGATCCCGAAGCGGTGAAGACCCGGCTTCAGGTCGGCGATCTGGAAATGGATCTGCTCGCCCGCACCGTCCGCCGGGGGGGCGAGGCGATCCTGCTGCAGCCGCGCGAATTCCGCCTTCTGGAATTCCTGATGCGGCACGCCAATCACGTCGTCACCCGCACCATGCTGCTCGAGAAGGTCTGGGATTATCATTTCGACCCCCAGACCAACGTCATCGACGTGCACATCTCCCGGCTGCGCTCGAAGATCGACAAGCCGTTCGGCTCGAACATGCTGCACACGGTCCGCGGCGCGGGCTATCGTCTGCAGGAGTAG
- a CDS encoding RNA polymerase sigma factor encodes MRPALRLVGGSPNPAGEGAGRIAADRALARSIGRGDRKAVAALTARCLPLVHGLAARTIGDRVEAEDVAQEAFVKVWRNIGRYEPERARIETWVARIALNLCYDRLRKRGETLLDGEAPEQTDHAPRADAMLAAAGAADRVRAAVAALPLRQRTALELCHFQEMSQAEAAAVLEVSVDALESLLARGRRALKAALAGDRSSLIESLAEGRGGHG; translated from the coding sequence GTGCGTCCCGCCCTCAGGCTCGTCGGCGGCTCCCCCAACCCTGCTGGAGAGGGGGCGGGACGCATCGCGGCCGACCGGGCGCTGGCCCGGTCTATCGGGCGCGGCGATCGCAAGGCGGTCGCCGCGCTCACCGCGCGTTGCCTGCCGCTCGTGCACGGTCTGGCCGCGCGCACGATCGGCGACCGGGTCGAGGCCGAAGACGTCGCGCAGGAGGCCTTCGTGAAGGTCTGGCGCAATATCGGCCGTTACGAGCCCGAGCGCGCGCGGATCGAGACCTGGGTGGCGCGGATCGCGCTCAATCTGTGTTACGACCGGCTGAGAAAGCGCGGTGAGACGCTGCTGGACGGCGAAGCGCCCGAACAGACCGATCACGCGCCGCGCGCCGATGCGATGCTGGCTGCGGCCGGCGCGGCGGACAGGGTTCGGGCGGCGGTCGCCGCGCTGCCCTTGCGCCAGCGCACGGCTCTGGAATTGTGTCACTTTCAGGAGATGAGCCAGGCCGAAGCGGCGGCCGTGCTCGAGGTGAGCGTGGACGCGCTCGAAAGCCTTCTGGCGCGCGGACGGCGCGCGCTGAAGGCGGCGCTGGCCGGAGACCGGTCGTCGCTTATCGAAAGCCTGGCCGAAGGCCGAGGAGGGCATGGGTGA
- a CDS encoding bifunctional [glutamine synthetase] adenylyltransferase/[glutamine synthetase]-adenylyl-L-tyrosine phosphorylase, whose protein sequence is MTGPIPSRLSSTLPQIDPARARRARERIGEAAFEAWGEAAGFLDAVFGAAPYLGRLAARRPETLARLGEASPETLTAEACDAARRAGDLTDEAEAMAALRVAKQDLHLTVALADLSGVFDLKSATKALSDFADAALQASLRVAARFAGFEEASAGNPVPGLFVAALGKHGQGALNYSSDVDIVVLYEPEIASAPEGKEAQRAFARVAQRLAYVMEEITAEGYVFRVDLRLRPDPSSTPVAVNADMARHYFEAVGQNWERAAWAKARWCAGDRAACEGFLADLEPFVWRRTLDFAAVGDIRALARQIQSTGRRSRIEAPGHDVKLGRGGIREIEFYAQVLQLVFGGRRPKLRVASTLPALAALGEAGLIERAETEALSAAYARLRAVEHRIQMLADEQTQSLPADPETRRAVAALCGVDDLSAFDAEMTETFARVHALFSDQFEEGESLATREGSLVLTGVEPTPDTLQTLNKLGFSDPERVWIRLAGWAAGRARAARTERARALFSRFAPRLVEALADTGDPDAAFSRFSSFFEGLPSGVQPLSLLINQPQLTHTLMGVLGLAPRLAEILARRPALLDAMLDPGFSTPLRDDPEDRQRVRFEGVAELDFEEALNAARRLAREERLRIGAQLLSGQATASEAGRAFADLADAAVEAMAAAAEAEIARKHGPAPGRWAVLGLGKLGGRELSADSDLDLMVVYEPGAAMSEGDKPLGPEAWFVRFTQRLVSALSAPTEEGELYPVDMALRPSGSAGPIAVRLSRFAEYYDSEEAWTWERMALTRARVVTGALKPDIDAAVEAAVAKPVPCEVVRADAADMRARLERDKPASGAWDLKLRAGGLIEIEFVAQTAQLCARTRAAPGTDAALKILADTSALPEDDVAALRAAWEDYSAVTQLLRAAHGGGFDPGAASAPFAERLARAGGCETLDALSGKLDDHAKAVRRIFEHHVGKVMFKTDGDAASDP, encoded by the coding sequence ATGACCGGACCGATCCCTTCGCGCCTCTCATCGACCCTGCCGCAGATCGACCCTGCTCGCGCCAGGCGCGCGCGTGAGCGGATCGGCGAGGCGGCGTTCGAAGCCTGGGGCGAGGCGGCGGGGTTTCTCGACGCGGTGTTCGGCGCGGCGCCCTATCTCGGCCGGCTCGCCGCAAGGCGGCCCGAGACGCTTGCGCGGCTGGGCGAGGCTTCGCCGGAAACGCTCACGGCAGAGGCCTGCGACGCGGCGCGGCGGGCGGGCGATCTGACCGACGAAGCCGAAGCGATGGCGGCCTTGCGCGTGGCCAAGCAGGACCTGCACCTCACCGTCGCGCTCGCCGACCTTTCAGGCGTGTTCGATCTCAAGTCCGCGACGAAGGCGCTGTCGGATTTCGCAGACGCCGCCTTGCAGGCGAGCCTGCGCGTCGCCGCACGGTTCGCCGGGTTCGAGGAGGCGAGCGCCGGGAACCCGGTGCCGGGCCTTTTCGTCGCCGCACTGGGCAAGCACGGGCAGGGGGCGCTCAATTATTCCTCCGACGTCGACATCGTCGTGCTCTACGAGCCGGAGATCGCCTCAGCGCCCGAAGGCAAGGAGGCCCAGCGCGCCTTCGCCCGCGTGGCGCAAAGACTGGCGTACGTCATGGAGGAGATCACCGCCGAGGGCTATGTGTTTCGGGTCGATCTGCGGCTCCGGCCCGACCCGTCCTCGACGCCTGTCGCGGTGAACGCGGACATGGCGCGGCACTATTTCGAGGCGGTCGGGCAGAACTGGGAGCGCGCGGCTTGGGCCAAGGCGCGCTGGTGCGCGGGCGACCGGGCGGCGTGCGAGGGCTTCCTCGCCGATCTCGAACCCTTCGTCTGGCGGCGCACGCTGGACTTCGCCGCAGTCGGCGACATCCGCGCGCTCGCCCGGCAGATCCAGTCCACCGGGCGGCGCTCGCGCATTGAGGCGCCGGGCCATGACGTCAAGCTCGGCCGGGGCGGCATCCGCGAGATCGAATTCTACGCGCAGGTGCTGCAGCTGGTCTTCGGCGGCCGCCGGCCGAAGCTGAGGGTCGCCTCCACCCTGCCGGCGCTGGCCGCGCTGGGCGAGGCGGGCCTGATCGAACGGGCGGAGACCGAGGCGCTGTCGGCGGCCTATGCGCGCCTGAGGGCGGTCGAGCACCGCATCCAGATGCTGGCTGACGAGCAGACCCAGAGCCTTCCGGCTGATCCCGAGACCCGCCGCGCGGTCGCCGCGCTTTGCGGCGTGGACGATCTCTCCGCCTTCGATGCGGAGATGACAGAGACCTTTGCGCGCGTGCACGCGCTCTTTTCCGACCAGTTCGAGGAGGGTGAGAGCCTCGCGACGCGCGAGGGCAGCCTCGTGCTCACCGGCGTGGAGCCCACGCCGGATACGCTGCAGACGCTCAACAAGCTCGGCTTCTCCGATCCCGAGCGGGTCTGGATCCGGCTTGCGGGCTGGGCGGCCGGGCGGGCGCGGGCGGCGCGGACCGAGCGGGCGCGCGCCCTGTTTTCCCGCTTCGCCCCGAGGCTCGTCGAGGCGCTGGCCGACACCGGGGACCCCGATGCGGCCTTTTCCCGTTTCTCGAGCTTTTTCGAGGGGCTCCCCAGCGGGGTGCAGCCGCTCTCCCTCCTCATCAATCAGCCCCAGCTCACCCATACGCTCATGGGCGTGCTCGGCCTCGCGCCGCGGCTTGCGGAAATCCTGGCCCGCCGGCCGGCGCTTCTCGATGCGATGCTCGATCCGGGCTTCTCGACCCCGTTGCGCGACGACCCCGAGGACCGCCAGCGCGTGCGCTTCGAGGGGGTGGCCGAACTGGATTTCGAAGAGGCGCTGAACGCCGCGCGCCGGCTCGCCCGCGAGGAGCGCCTGCGTATCGGCGCGCAGCTTCTGTCGGGCCAGGCGACCGCCAGCGAGGCGGGCCGCGCCTTCGCCGATCTGGCCGACGCCGCGGTCGAGGCGATGGCCGCCGCCGCCGAGGCGGAAATCGCCCGCAAGCACGGACCGGCGCCGGGCCGCTGGGCGGTGCTGGGGCTGGGCAAGCTCGGCGGGCGTGAGTTGAGCGCGGATTCCGATCTCGACCTCATGGTCGTCTACGAGCCCGGCGCGGCGATGTCCGAAGGCGACAAGCCGCTGGGGCCGGAAGCCTGGTTCGTGCGCTTCACCCAGCGTCTGGTCTCCGCGCTCAGCGCGCCGACCGAAGAAGGCGAGCTCTACCCCGTCGACATGGCGCTCAGACCCTCCGGCTCGGCGGGGCCCATCGCGGTGCGGCTGTCGCGCTTCGCAGAGTATTACGACAGCGAGGAAGCCTGGACGTGGGAGCGGATGGCGCTGACCCGGGCCCGCGTCGTCACCGGCGCGCTGAAGCCCGACATCGACGCCGCGGTCGAGGCGGCCGTGGCCAAGCCCGTCCCGTGCGAGGTGGTGCGCGCCGACGCCGCGGACATGCGCGCCCGGCTCGAACGCGACAAGCCGGCTTCGGGCGCCTGGGATCTGAAGCTGCGCGCCGGCGGGCTGATCGAGATCGAGTTCGTCGCCCAGACCGCCCAGCTCTGCGCGCGTACCCGCGCCGCGCCGGGCACAGACGCGGCGCTGAAGATCCTCGCGGACACGTCCGCTCTGCCAGAAGACGATGTCGCTGCGCTGCGTGCGGCGTGGGAGGATTATTCTGCGGTCACCCAGCTTCTGCGCGCCGCGCATGGCGGCGGGTTCGATCCCGGCGCGGCGAGCGCGCCCTTCGCCGAACGGCTGGCGCGGGCGGGCGGCTGCGAGACGCTGGACGCGCTGTCCGGCAAGCTCGACGATCACGCAAAAGCGGTCCGCCGAATTTTCGAGCATCATGTCGGAAAGGTAATGTTCAAGACCGACGGAGACGCCGCGTCCGATCCGTAA
- a CDS encoding EF-hand domain-containing protein, which yields MRKTLLLAAAGALVFTGLAAAQSAPQAPRGEHAREHGAAPHAPRRGARALMMLGAADANGDNQVTLAELGALRAAEFDYRDRNGDGFLTEADASPTRQAMADMREGGERRGRRGMGRVDTDGDGRISRSEFVEAPHPLFDRLDADANGVVTAAEIDAAMEARDERRQARAWWRD from the coding sequence ATGCGTAAGACCCTTCTTCTCGCCGCCGCCGGCGCGCTGGTGTTCACCGGCCTGGCCGCGGCGCAATCCGCCCCCCAGGCGCCGCGCGGCGAACACGCCCGCGAGCACGGCGCGGCGCCGCACGCCCCCCGGCGCGGCGCGCGCGCCCTGATGATGCTCGGCGCGGCCGACGCGAACGGCGACAATCAGGTTACGCTGGCCGAACTGGGCGCCCTGAGAGCGGCGGAGTTCGATTATCGCGACCGCAACGGCGACGGCTTTCTGACCGAGGCGGACGCTTCGCCGACCCGCCAGGCTATGGCGGACATGCGCGAGGGCGGCGAGCGCCGCGGCCGGCGCGGCATGGGCCGGGTGGACACAGACGGCGACGGCCGGATCAGCCGGTCCGAATTCGTCGAGGCGCCCCATCCGCTGTTCGACCGGCTCGACGCCGACGCGAACGGCGTGGTGACCGCAGCCGAGATCGACGCGGCGATGGAAGCCCGCGACGAACGGCGGCAAGCGCGCGCTTGGTGGCGCGACTGA
- a CDS encoding PAS domain-containing sensor histidine kinase, protein MIRQREASGGGVRRSAPAGESRPRTLGARGVIVLVGLFALVFGAVIFIKLQTESGEAARSAAASSALTANFVATGVESRLREVGGALSMAGAQLEGLDGAPLTAAGQAAVRRLEALPSVSAAALLYPDGRIETAGGVEAQTFRAAADAALASPQGVAALAHDEAPLAAAAPAPLGDGSVGALVAILDPDALLGMSTAGEVAMLTDAQGRLLAIRPQANFTGAPLAVERFNLDPALVAATAERGGAVKGGDLAGTPKLLGAAAVAGAPLHALSLGPVGMDAATRNRTWLFHLLIFLAPLGAAVALSALLRNQMSQLGDTQLRLSDSESRFRIAIEGARCGVWDWDLETDDVVLTESFAQLIGRSGAEGLSGPELLLLFREEDRARVRAALRGAANAKDVDVEVRAAQLPVWLQLRGRIKPGTRRIVGVAIDITERKGAQARVAAAESRLRAALESMTESFVLWDARKRLVLWNRKFREFFGFGDGVLRPGMSYAEVEAAAGRAIARVHGGEDGAEAYDLELADGRWLHYSERRTADGGLVSVGADITELKAQEGALKDNDRKMRRTVENLRLSQERIQELAGNYEQEKIRAEEANRSKSEFLANMSHELRTPLNAINGFSEIMAGEMFGPLGHERYKDYVADILSSGQHLLSLINDILDMSKIEAGKMQLQPEPVEPAELIEQCVRIMRARAEEKQIRLTVEGGELPTVEADPRAIKQVLLNLMSNAVKFTPEGGSVTVRGFDAADGVVLQVADSGIGIAEADLPRLGRPFEQIESQHSKKHAGSGLGLALSKSLVEMHGGTLRIDSVEGKGTTVSFSLPREARLPEGHDSQPASREPAALH, encoded by the coding sequence ATGATTCGACAGCGCGAAGCGAGCGGCGGCGGGGTGCGCCGATCGGCGCCGGCGGGCGAGAGCCGCCCGCGCACCCTCGGTGCACGTGGGGTCATCGTGCTGGTCGGCCTGTTCGCGCTGGTTTTCGGCGCGGTGATCTTCATCAAGCTGCAGACCGAAAGCGGCGAAGCGGCGCGGTCCGCCGCCGCCTCCAGCGCCCTGACCGCAAACTTCGTCGCGACCGGCGTTGAAAGCCGGCTGAGGGAAGTCGGCGGCGCGTTGTCGATGGCGGGCGCGCAGCTCGAAGGTCTGGACGGCGCCCCGCTCACAGCGGCCGGTCAGGCGGCGGTCCGTCGGCTCGAAGCCCTCCCGTCGGTCAGCGCCGCCGCCCTGCTTTATCCCGACGGCCGGATCGAAACTGCGGGCGGCGTCGAAGCCCAAACCTTCCGCGCCGCCGCCGACGCCGCGCTCGCCTCGCCCCAGGGCGTCGCCGCGCTCGCCCATGACGAAGCACCCCTGGCCGCCGCAGCGCCCGCCCCGCTCGGCGACGGCTCGGTCGGCGCGCTGGTCGCGATTCTCGATCCTGACGCGCTGCTCGGCATGTCGACGGCGGGCGAGGTGGCGATGCTGACCGACGCGCAGGGCCGGCTTCTGGCGATCCGTCCGCAGGCGAATTTCACCGGCGCTCCGCTGGCCGTGGAGCGGTTCAATCTCGACCCAGCCCTCGTCGCCGCCACCGCCGAGCGCGGCGGCGCGGTCAAGGGCGGCGACTTGGCCGGAACGCCGAAGCTTCTGGGCGCCGCCGCGGTCGCCGGCGCGCCTTTGCACGCGCTCAGCCTGGGTCCGGTCGGCATGGACGCCGCCACCCGGAACCGGACCTGGCTTTTCCATCTGCTGATCTTTCTCGCCCCGCTTGGCGCGGCGGTGGCGCTGAGCGCGCTTCTGCGCAACCAGATGAGCCAGCTGGGCGACACCCAGCTGCGCCTCAGCGACAGCGAAAGCCGGTTCCGGATCGCCATCGAGGGCGCACGCTGCGGGGTGTGGGACTGGGATCTCGAAACCGACGACGTGGTGCTGACCGAAAGCTTCGCCCAGCTCATCGGCCGGTCGGGCGCGGAAGGGTTGAGCGGTCCTGAACTGCTGCTGCTGTTCCGCGAAGAGGACCGCGCGCGCGTGCGCGCCGCCCTGCGCGGGGCGGCCAACGCCAAGGATGTCGACGTGGAGGTGCGCGCCGCACAGCTGCCCGTCTGGCTGCAGCTGCGCGGCCGGATCAAGCCGGGCACCCGCCGCATCGTCGGCGTCGCCATCGACATCACGGAGCGCAAGGGCGCCCAGGCCCGTGTCGCCGCAGCGGAGTCCCGCCTGCGCGCCGCGCTTGAATCGATGACCGAGAGCTTCGTGCTCTGGGACGCGCGCAAGCGGCTCGTGCTCTGGAATCGCAAGTTCCGGGAATTCTTCGGCTTCGGCGACGGCGTGCTGCGCCCCGGCATGAGCTACGCCGAGGTCGAGGCGGCGGCGGGCCGCGCGATCGCGCGCGTCCACGGCGGCGAGGACGGCGCGGAAGCCTATGATCTCGAACTCGCCGACGGACGCTGGCTGCACTATTCCGAACGCCGCACGGCGGACGGGGGCCTCGTGAGCGTCGGCGCGGACATCACCGAGCTCAAGGCCCAGGAAGGCGCGCTCAAGGACAATGACCGCAAGATGCGCCGGACGGTCGAGAACCTGCGCCTCAGCCAGGAGCGCATCCAGGAACTCGCCGGCAATTACGAGCAGGAGAAGATCCGCGCCGAGGAGGCCAACCGGTCGAAATCGGAGTTCCTCGCCAATATGAGCCACGAGCTGCGCACGCCGCTCAACGCCATCAACGGGTTTTCCGAGATCATGGCCGGAGAGATGTTCGGTCCGCTCGGTCACGAACGCTACAAGGACTATGTCGCCGACATCCTCAGCTCGGGCCAGCACCTGCTCTCGCTGATCAACGACATCCTGGACATGTCCAAGATCGAGGCCGGCAAGATGCAGCTCCAGCCCGAGCCGGTCGAACCCGCCGAGCTGATCGAGCAGTGCGTGCGGATCATGCGCGCCCGCGCCGAGGAAAAGCAGATCAGGCTGACCGTGGAGGGCGGCGAACTGCCCACCGTCGAAGCCGATCCCCGCGCGATCAAGCAGGTCCTTTTGAACCTGATGAGCAATGCGGTGAAGTTCACGCCCGAGGGCGGCTCGGTGACCGTTCGCGGCTTTGATGCGGCGGACGGCGTGGTGCTTCAGGTGGCCGACAGCGGCATCGGCATCGCAGAAGCCGACCTGCCCCGTCTCGGCCGGCCCTTCGAGCAGATCGAAAGCCAGCACTCGAAAAAGCACGCAGGCTCAGGCCTGGGTCTGGCGCTTTCGAAATCGCTGGTGGAGATGCATGGCGGGACGCTGCGCATCGACTCCGTCGAGGGCAAGGGCACGACCGTGTCCTTCTCGCTGCCCCGCGAAGCGCGCCTGCCCGAGGGCCACGACTCACAGCCCGCCAGCCGCGAACCGGCGGCCCTTCACTGA
- a CDS encoding ATP-binding protein — MTDTSEPRRRLPPFARTTAFRLTLLSAGLFALSSFFILALVYAASVNAAIRRADAAISEEIARIEARFDAGGAQAANRYIVQRSVAGGEFLYLLLDADGERVSGNISGLPTAPPDDQGRVQFEYDRAPADGVSAAEEGRDARGRITPLPAGQSLFVGLDVEEEARFVGETLNAVLLASALALGLGLISGAVVSRRFARRLAQINAVSRRVMAGKLDTRAPRTFSGDDLDELGANFNAMLDRLEHVMQRMRTAGDSIAHDLRLPLTRMRGRLEAAIVEEGGLADREAALMQAIADVDELLKTFNAVMSLSRLQTGERRRAFETLDLTALIADVAELYEPVCEEEGLEFACDCPPGLELLGDRELVAQAVANLLDNAIKYTPSGGAVVLRGRKTRDGRIEISVTDTGPGIPAEERGRVLERFVRLEKSRSQPGVGLGLSLVQAIAEVHGATLQLDDGPGVAEDGHGPGLRIAICFQKA, encoded by the coding sequence TTGACCGACACTTCAGAGCCGAGGCGGCGCTTACCGCCCTTCGCCAGGACCACCGCGTTCCGCCTGACGCTTCTGAGCGCCGGGCTGTTCGCGCTGTCGAGCTTCTTCATCCTGGCGCTGGTCTACGCCGCGTCGGTGAACGCGGCGATCCGGCGCGCCGATGCGGCGATCTCCGAGGAAATCGCCCGTATCGAGGCGCGTTTCGACGCCGGCGGCGCGCAGGCCGCCAACCGCTATATCGTCCAGCGCTCGGTGGCGGGCGGGGAGTTTTTATACCTGCTGCTCGATGCGGACGGTGAACGCGTGTCGGGCAACATATCCGGCTTGCCGACAGCCCCGCCCGACGATCAGGGCCGGGTGCAGTTCGAGTACGACCGGGCGCCCGCAGACGGCGTTTCGGCGGCAGAGGAGGGCCGGGACGCGCGCGGCCGGATCACGCCGCTGCCCGCCGGGCAATCGCTCTTCGTCGGCCTCGACGTGGAAGAAGAGGCGCGCTTCGTCGGCGAGACGCTGAACGCGGTGCTTCTGGCTTCCGCGCTCGCCTTGGGGCTCGGCCTCATCTCGGGCGCAGTGGTCTCGCGGCGCTTCGCGCGCAGGCTCGCCCAGATCAATGCGGTCTCCCGACGGGTCATGGCGGGAAAGCTCGACACCCGCGCGCCACGGACCTTCTCCGGCGACGATCTTGACGAGCTCGGCGCGAACTTCAACGCCATGCTCGACCGGCTCGAACACGTCATGCAGCGCATGCGGACCGCCGGCGACTCCATCGCCCACGATCTGCGCCTGCCGCTGACCCGAATGCGCGGCCGGCTGGAAGCGGCGATCGTCGAGGAGGGCGGGCTCGCCGACCGCGAGGCGGCGCTGATGCAGGCCATCGCCGATGTCGACGAGCTGTTGAAGACGTTCAACGCGGTGATGTCGCTGTCCCGGCTGCAGACCGGCGAGCGCCGCCGCGCCTTCGAGACCCTCGATCTCACAGCCCTGATCGCCGACGTCGCCGAGCTCTATGAGCCGGTCTGCGAGGAGGAGGGGCTGGAGTTCGCCTGCGACTGCCCGCCGGGCCTTGAATTGCTCGGCGATCGCGAACTCGTCGCCCAGGCGGTCGCCAATCTCCTCGACAATGCGATCAAGTACACGCCTTCGGGCGGGGCGGTAGTGTTGCGCGGCCGGAAGACCCGCGACGGCCGGATCGAGATCTCCGTCACCGACACAGGGCCCGGCATCCCCGCCGAGGAGCGCGGCCGCGTGCTCGAACGTTTCGTTCGGCTCGAAAAATCCCGCTCCCAGCCCGGCGTGGGCCTCGGCCTGTCGCTGGTGCAGGCCATCGCGGAAGTCCACGGCGCCACCCTGCAGCTCGACGACGGCCCCGGCGTCGCCGAGGACGGCCACGGGCCGGGGCTCAGGATCGCGATTTGCTTTCAGAAGGCATGA
- a CDS encoding response regulator, whose amino-acid sequence MADFSRVQALVVDDNAHMIQIVRSMLLGFGITRTYESRDAAEAFDIARNEAIDFIIVDYQMPLLDGLEFTRMVRTAKDTRNPFIPIILLTAHTERSRIFAARDAGVTEICAKPITAKQLWMKIAAVVNNPRPFVRAPGFFGPDRRRKDGSAPDGGDRRTTQLVETAPKTETSPGMLAPESPKAASA is encoded by the coding sequence ATGGCGGATTTCTCACGCGTTCAGGCGCTGGTCGTCGACGACAACGCGCACATGATCCAGATCGTCCGCTCGATGCTGCTCGGTTTCGGGATCACGCGGACATACGAGTCCCGCGACGCAGCCGAGGCCTTCGACATCGCCCGGAACGAAGCGATCGATTTCATCATCGTGGATTACCAGATGCCGCTTCTGGACGGGCTGGAGTTCACCCGGATGGTGCGTACCGCCAAGGACACACGCAATCCGTTCATCCCGATCATCCTGCTGACCGCCCACACCGAACGCTCGCGCATCTTCGCCGCGCGCGACGCCGGCGTGACCGAGATCTGCGCAAAGCCGATCACAGCCAAGCAATTGTGGATGAAGATCGCTGCAGTCGTAAATAATCCGCGGCCGTTCGTGCGCGCCCCGGGTTTCTTCGGTCCCGATCGCAGGCGGAAAGACGGCTCCGCACCAGACGGAGGAGACCGCCGCACCACGCAGCTCGTCGAGACGGCTCCGAAGACCGAGACGTCGCCGGGCATGCTCGCACCCGAATCGCCCAAGGCGGCCAGCGCCTGA